One stretch of bacterium DNA includes these proteins:
- a CDS encoding TIGR03936 family radical SAM-associated protein — protein sequence MKFTKKGDVQYISHLDLMRVLMRAMRRANIPVAMTQGYNPHPKLSLSHALAVGINSQAEYADLDLYRPIKLDELILQLNQTLPEGIKILQAGFVATNCQSLTSLINRLVYKIQLKECISKSKIEEFLAKEEILSFREGKELNIRQFIDQITAANEPNELLVCFKVDNGKTVKFPEFLQALLGEEKQVENISRVDQFYKDDSGNSHSPL from the coding sequence ATTAAGTTCACCAAAAAAGGGGATGTGCAATATATCTCCCATTTAGACCTGATGCGGGTTTTAATGCGGGCGATGCGAAGGGCAAATATTCCTGTGGCGATGACTCAGGGCTATAATCCTCATCCAAAACTTTCCCTTTCACACGCATTAGCCGTAGGAATAAATAGTCAGGCAGAGTATGCGGATTTAGATTTATATCGACCGATAAAGTTGGATGAATTAATCCTGCAACTCAATCAAACTTTACCCGAAGGAATAAAAATCCTGCAAGCAGGTTTTGTCGCAACTAATTGTCAATCTTTAACTTCTCTTATCAATCGATTAGTCTACAAAATACAACTAAAAGAATGTATCTCAAAATCAAAGATTGAAGAATTTCTGGCAAAAGAGGAAATCTTAAGTTTTAGAGAAGGCAAAGAGCTAAATATCCGCCAGTTTATCGACCAAATCACTGCAGCAAATGAACCAAATGAGTTATTAGTTTGTTTTAAAGTAGATAATGGGAAAACAGTAAAGTTCCCGGAGTTCTTACAGGCATTGTTAGGAGAAGAAAAACAAGTGGAGAATATTAGCCGGGTTGACCAATTCTATAAAGATGATTCTGGAAATTCGCATTCTCCTTTATAG